CCCGGCGGCCGCAACCGCCATCATGCCGTAGCGCGGGTTGTTCAGCCGGCGGCGCACGACAGGCACCGGCTTGGCCCAGCCGAAGATCGGCCCGCCCACCAGCGCAAGGAAACCAGGCACCAGCAGCGTGCCGACCGGATCGACATGCCTGATCGGATTGAGCGTCAGCCGTCCGCGATCGAACGCGGTGCTGTCACCCAGCGCGAGCGCGACCCAGCCATGCGCCACCTCGTGGCACACGATCGCGATGATCAGCGCGGGGATCAGCAGCGCGGCGAAGGTGAGCGTGTCGGTCATTGCGGCGTCTATGTGGGGTCGGCAAGGTCGGAAACGAAGTGTTTGCGACAGACCGCGACATAGCGTTCGTTGCCGCCGATCTCGGTCTGCGCCCCCGCGACCACCGGTTGTCCCGCCTCGTCGACGCGCTGGTTCATCGTCGCCTTGCGCCCGCAATGGCACACAGCCTTCATCTCGGTGAGCTTGTCGGCGATGCCCAGCAGCACCGCCGAGCCGGGAAACAGCTCGCCTCTGAAATCGGTCCGCAAGCCGTAGCAGATCACCGGAATATCGTGCCGGTCGGTCAGCCGTGCGAGCTGCCACACTTGGTCGCGCGTGAGGAACTGCGCCTCGTCCACCAGCACGCAGGCGAGCGGCGATGCTCCCTCCCCGTCCCCTGCATCCCGGCCCGCGCGCTCTTCGAGGACCCGCGCGGCGATATCGGTATCGGTCCCGAAGCGGTGCGCATCGCTGGTCAGCCCGATGCGGCTGTTGATCGCGCCGAAGGCCGGGCGATTGTCGACCGCCGCCGTCCACAGCGACACGTCCATGCCGCGCTCGCGATAATTGAACGCGGTCTGGAGCAGCAGCGCGCTCTTGCCCGCATTCATGCTCGCAAAATAGAAATAGAGCTTGGCCATCGGCCCGCCTCTATGCCGGGGAGCGCGCGCCTGTCCAAAGATAAAGCGTCGAAGGACAAAGCGCGCAAAAGTTAAGCCCCGCGACAGGCTGGTGCCGCAATGCTAGCCCGGTTAGCGAGGAGCAATATTGAAGGGGAAGAACATGGCAAGCGCCACGCAGGCACCCGAGCAGAAGGGTTTTCTGGGCTGGGTCGAGAGGACCGGCAACCGATTGCCCGATCCGGTCTTCATCTTCTTCTACCTGATCATCGCGCTGGTGATCATCTCGGTGATCTGCGCGCTGGCCGGCGTGTCCGCGCTGCACCCGACCGAAGTCGACGAGGCGAGCGGAGCGCCCAGCGTGATCGAGGCGGTGAGCCTGCTGAGCGCGGAGAATATCCAGCGCCTGTGGGTCCTGATGCCCGAGACGTTCACCCACTTCCACCCGCTCGGCTACGTGCTCGTGGTGATGCTGGGCGCAGGTGTGGCCGAACGCTCAGGCTTCTTCGCGGCGGGCATGTCCAAGGCGGTAAAGGCCGCGCCCAAATCGCTGCTGACGCCGGTGGTCGCGCTCGTCGCGATGCTCGGCAACCATGCCGCCGATGCGGGTTACGTGGTGCTGATTCCGCTTGCGGGGATCCTCTTCGCCGCCGCCGGACGCCATCCGCTGGCGGGTATCGCGGCGGCTTTCGCAGGCGTTTCGGGCGGCTTTTCCGCCAATATCTCGCCCGGCCAGCTCGACGCGCTGCTGTTCGGCATTACCGAGGAAGCGGTGGGCGCGAGCATGCTCGCCCCCAGCTGGACCGCCAATATCGCGGGCAACTGGTACTTCATCAGCGTGATGACGTTCCTCTACCTGCCGATCATCTGGTTCGTGACCGATAAGATCATCGAGCCGCGACTGGGCCGGTGGACCGGCGGCGCGTCCGCCGGTGCGGCCAACGACGACACCAGCCCCGACCCGAGCGAGCACGACGGTGCCCGAGCCTCCAAGGGCTTGCGCCATGCAGGCATCGCCGCGCTGCTGGTGATCGCGCTATGGGCCGCGATGGTCTTTGCGCCCGGCACGCCGCTGATCGACGAGGCGGCCTGCGTGGCGGACGACGGCTCGCGCCTTGCCGACTGCTCGATCCATACCGAACTCGGGCCGCTCTACAGCTCGCTCGTCGCGGCGTTCTTCATCCTCTTCCTCGCCACCGGCTGGGCCTATGGCCGCGCCGCTGGGACGATTCAGAACCACCGCGACCTCGTGAACATGATGGCCGAATCGATGAAGGACATGGGATATTACCTCGTCCTCGCCTTCGCCGCCGCGCATTTCGTGGCGATGTTCAACTGGTCCAATCTCGGCCTGATTTCGGCGGTGCATGGCGCGGGCGCGATCGAGTCGACCGGCCTGCCGCTGCCCGCAGTGATCGGGCTGATGGTGCTCTTCACCGGGCTGCTCAACCTCTTCGTCGGCTCGGCCAGCGCCAAGTGGGCGCTGCTCGCGCCGATCCTCGTGCCGATGCTGATGCTGCTCGGGATCAGCCCCGAAGGCGCCACGGCGGCCTATCGCGTGGGCGACAGCGCGACCAACATCATCACCCCGCTGATGGTCTATTTCCCGCTGATCCTGGTGTTCGCGCAGCGCTGGCAGCCCGATTTCGGGCTCGGCAGCCTGACCGCGATGATGCTGCCCTATTCGATCTGGCTGCTGGTCTTCGGTACCGCGCTGATCGTGGGGTGGTTCTACCTCGGCATCCCGCTCGGCCCGGATGCGCCGGTGGGCTATGCCATGCCCGACATGGCCGCACCGGCAGGAGCGGAGACGCCCGCCGCCACGCCGTCGAGCGAGGCGGTGGCGAACCCGCAATAGGCGCTACTCTTCCTCATCCCCATCGAGGTCGCGCGCAACCTTGGGGTCGTTGAGGAGGCGTTCGATCCGGTCGGCTTCCTCGAAGCTCTCGTCGGGGCGGAACTGCAGCCTGGGCGCGAATTTGAGGCCGAGCCGCTTGGCGACCTCGCGCTGGAAGAACGCGGTGTTGGTGCGCAGCGCCTTGATCACGGCGTCCTCATCTTCGCCCAGCAGCGGCTTCACGTAGACGCTGGCGTGCTTGAGGTCGGGCGTCATCTTCACCTCGGTCACGCTGACCGAATGCGCGCTGAGCGTTTCGTCGTGCACTTCGCCCCGGGTGAGCAGTTCGGACAGGATATGCCGCACCCGCTCGCCCACCTTGAGGACGCGGACCGAGTGCTGTTCGGCGGAAAATTGCTGTTTGGCCATATCGTCCAGAGATAGGGGCACGTTGCAGCCCGCTCAATCCCCCGGCGCGCGACAATGCCGTTTGCGGTGCTAGCTGTCCGTCGGCGGGGGTGTCGGGATCGCGGTCGAGGTCGCGCGGGCGAGCAGGCGGCCTTCGGAGTCGAAAAGCTCGCCTTCGAGGAACGCCACCTTGCGCCCCGCCTTCACCACGCGGCCCTTGGCGGTGATCCGCTCGAGCGAGACCATCCGCACGAAGCTGAGGTTCATATCGAGATTGAGCGGCAGCGCTTCGTTATCGGTGCTGGCGAGCAATGCGGCGCCCATCACCTCGTCCAGAAACCCCGCGATCAGCCCGCCCTGCACCGCCCCTCTGGGCGAGGCGAAGCTGGGCGGCGGATCATAGGTGAAAGTGACCTCGCCCTTTGCCGAGTCCCAGCTCTGGAACTGCGACCCCATCAGCTCCGCCGAGGGCGAGCGCTGGGTTTTGAAGAGCTGGGTCATTGGCTTTTGATCAGGGACCAAAAATCAACGTGGCTGCGAGAGCAAGAGCGATCAGAAAGACAAACACAAGCCCTACGACGCCAATCACACCGCCCACTCGGCTTGTCATACTGACCTTGTAGCTCATACTTCTCTCCTCTGGCCGGAAGTACCACTTCCGGCCAAACCCCACTTACAGCGTCCGTTCACGCTCCTCGACTTCGAAGACTTCGAGCTGGTCGCCTGCCTTGATGTCGTTCGTGTCTTCCAGCACCACGCCGCATTCGAGGCCTGCGCGCACTTCGTCGACGTCGTCCTTGAAGCGCCGCAGCGAGGCGATGGTGGTGGACGAGACGATGACGTCGTCGCGGGTGAGGCGGGCGTGGAGACCCTTGCGGATCGCGCCTTCCTCCACCAGCAGGCCCGCCGCCTTGTCCTTCTTGCCGGACTTGAAGACTTCCTTGACCGCGGCACGGCCGACGACGTTCTCGATCCGCTCGGGGCCAAGCTCGCCCGCCATCTCCTTCGCGATCTCCTCGGTCAGGTGGTAGATGACGTCGTAATACATCATCCGCACGCCTTCGCGTTCGATCTGCTGGCGCGCCTTGGCATTGGGACGCACGTTGAAGCCGATGATCGGCGCGTTGCCGGCAGCCGCCAGCGTCACGTCGTTCTCGGTAATCGCGCCCACGCCCGAATGCAGGATGCGGACCTTGATGAGGTCGTTCGAAAGGTTGGTGAGCGCGGTCTTGATCGCCTCGACCGAGCCCTGAACGTCCGCGCGGACCAGCAGCGGGAATTCGACCGCCTTGTTGGCCAGGCTGGAGAACATCGCATCGAAGTTCGTCGGGGCGAGCGCGGTACGCGCCTCGTTCGCCTTGTCCTGACGATATTCGGCGACTTCGCGCGCACGCTGCTCGTTCTCGACCACGGCGAGCTGGTCGCCCGCGTTCGGCACCCCGCCGAGGCCGAGGACCTCGACCGGCATCGAAGGCCCGGCTTCCTTGATCTGCTTGCCCTGGTCGTCGACGATCGCGCGGACGCGGCCGCTCATCGTCCCGGCAACCAGCGCATCGCCCTTCTTGAGCGTGCCGCGCGTCACCAGCACCTGCGCGACGGGGCCTCGGCCCTTGTCGAGCTGCGCCTCGATCACCGTGGCTTCCGCCGCGCGATCTGGGTTGGCCTTGAGCTCCATCAGTTCGGCCTGGAGCGCGATCTTGTCGAGCAGGTCGTCGAGCCCGGTGCCCTTGAGCGCGGAGATTTCCACGTCCTGCACGTCGCCCGACATCGCCTCGACGATGACTTCCTGTTCCAGCAGGCGCTCGCGCACCTTCTGGGGGTTGGCCTCCTCTTTATCCATCTTGTTGATGGCGACGATGATCGGCGTGCCCGCAGCCTTGGCGTGGCCGATCGCCTCGATCGTCTGCGGCATGATGCCGTCGTCGGCGGCGACCACCAGCACGACGATATCGGTCACGTTGGCACCGCGCGCGCGCATTTCGGTAAAGGCGGCGTGGCCCGGCGTGTCGAGGAAGGTGATCTTGCTGCCGTCCTTCGTCTTCACCTGGTAGCTGCCGATATGCTGGGTGATGCCGCCCGCTTCACCGCGAGTCACATTGGTGCCGCGCAGCGCATCGAGCAGGCTGGTCTTGCCGTGGTCGACATGGCCCATGATCGTGACGACCGGAGGACGCGGCTGCAGCGTCTCTTCCGGATCGACGTCTTCCTCGGCCTTGATGTCGATATCGGCTTCGGAAACCTTCTGGATGTTGTGGCCGAACTGCTCGACCAGCAGTTCCGCGGTGTCCTGGTCGATCGTCTGGTTGACGGTGACCGCCATCCCGAGGCTGAACAGTTCCTTCACCAGGTCCGCGCCCTTTTCGGCCATGCGGTTGGCGAGTTCCTGCACGGTGATCGCCTCGGGGACGATCACGTCGCGGACCTGCTTCTCGCGCGGCTTGGACGAGCCGCCGCCCTGCATGCGGCGTTCCTTCTCGCGCGCACGCTTCAAGGCGGCGAGGCTGCGGGCGCGGCGGCCCTCGTCCTCGTTGAGCGCCTTGGTGACGGTCAGCTTGCCCGAGCGACGCTTGTCGACGCGCTCGGCGCTCTTCGAAGGCTTGTCTTCCTTCTTGGCCTTTTTCTCGGGCTTCTTGGGTTCGGGCCGCTGGACCGGCGTGAACTTGCGCGCGGCCGGGCGGGCGGCCTTGCCGCCGTCGCTCTGGTCTGCTGCAGGCTCTTCGGCGGGCGCCTGCGTTTCGGCCTCGGCTTCGGCTGCTACCGGATTCCTGGCCTCTTCCTCGGCCTGCTTGGCAGCTTCTTCCCTGGCCTTGGCGTTCTCCTCGGCGCGCTTCTTCTCTTCCTCGGCCGCCTTCCTGGCCTGCTCGTCCTCGCGCTTGCGCGATTCCTCGGCCTGGCGAAGCCGGTCTTCCTCGGCCTCGCGCTGAAGACGCGCGACCCGTTCCTGCGGAGTTTCCCCGGCGGGCGCGGGCTTCTTGGGCGCGGGCTTCTTCGCGGCCGGCGCAGGCGCTGGCGCAGGTGCCGGTGCAGGCGTCGGGGCCGGAGCCGGAGCCTTGGCCTCCTCGGCTTCGGGCGCAGGCGCGGGCGCGGATTCGCCGGGCTTCAGGATCTTGCGACGACGCTTCACCTCGACCGCGACCTTGTTGGTGCGGCCGTGGCTGAAGGTCTGCTTGACCTCGCCCGATTCCACGCTCCGCTTGAGGCCAAGCGGTTTACGGGTCCGGGTGTTGTTTTCGTCGTCGCTCATAAAACTCGTTTCTTCCTTCGGTCACATCGTCGCGAAAAGAGAGGCCGCCGTCTAGGTGGCCCCGTCCTCGCTCGCGTCTTCGCGGGTCCCCGCAGACGCATTCCTATAATGCAGCAGGCGCGTCAGGGCCTGGTCGACCCGCTTCGCCGCCGCTTCGTCGGCGAGCGCCAGATGGACAACATTGTCGCGGCCCAATGCCACAGACAGCGCCTCACGGTCCAGTGGCAAGCGCGTTCCGCCCTCGCCGCTGCCTTCGCGATCCATCCCGACGCGCCACGCCTGGTCCAGCTTGGACGCCCCGCCCTCGCTCGCATCGGCGGCGTGGTAGAGCGCGGCGAGCACGCCGCCACGCGCATGCTCGGCAATCCGTTCGGACCCCAAGATAAGGTGTCCGCTGCGCATTTCGAGGCCCAGCCGGTCGGTGAGCGTGCGCAGCAACCCCGCATCGATCTGCGCGGGCAGGTCGTCGGGCACCTGCGGCGGGGCGGATTTGAAGGCGCGCGCAAGCGCTCCCTTCAGCTTGCCCTTGGCGATCGATTCCTCGAGCTCGGCACGCGAAACGCCCAGCCATGCACCGCGGCCCGGCGCACGCGCGCGCGGATCGGGCAGCACGATGGATGTCCCGTCCGGCCCCGCCGGAGAGATGGCGAGCCGGATCAGCTCGGCCCGCTCACCATGGCGTCCGGTCAGGATGCACTTGCGCTCCGGCGATGTCTCGCCGGGGCGCGTGCGCTCGATTGTCGGCGTCAGGCTCTCATTGTTCGGAGTCCGCATCGGCGGCCTCCTGTTCGGTTGGCGCATCGGCTTGTGCCGGGGCGCTTTCCTCCGCCTTCTCGGGTGCGGACGTATCCTCTTCATCTTCGAACCAGTGCGCGCGAGCAGCCATGATGATCTCGTTGCCCTGCTCTTCGGTCAGGCCGTATTCGCCCAGCACGCCGCCCTTGTCCTGCTCGCGCTGCGGACGGCGCATCGGCGGGCCGTCGGCATTGTTGTTGCGACGGCGCGGCGCCTCGCGCTTCTTGGCGATCAGTTCGTCGGTGGCGAGATCGGCCAGATCGTCGAGCGTCTTGATCCCCGCCTTGCCCAGCGTGACCAGCATGGCTTCGGTCAGGACCGGCAGTTCGGCCAGATCGTCTTCCACGCCCAGTTCACGGCGCGCCTCGCGGTGCGCGGCTTCCTGCCGCTCGAGCGCTTCGTTGGCGCGGCTCTGCAGTTCCTCGGCCAGTTCCTCGTCGAAGCCTTCGATCATCGCCAGCTCGTCGAGCTGGACGTAGGCGACCTCTTCCAGCTCGGCGAAGCCTTCGGCGACGAGCAGCTGCGAGAGCGTTTCGTCGACGTCCAGCTCTTCCTCGAACATCTTGGAGCGAGCAGCGAATTCCTTGCTCTGCTTTTCCGAGGCTTCTTCCTCGGTCATGATGTCGATCTGGTTGCCGGTCAGCTGGCTGGCGAGGCGCACGTTCTGGCCGCGGCGACCGATGGCCAGCGACAGCTGGTCTTCGGGCACGACCACCTCGATGCGGCTTTCGTCTTCGTCGAGCACGACGCGGCTGACGGTGGCGGGCTGGAGCGCGTTGACGATGAAGGTCGCCTGATCCTCGCTCCAGGGAATGATGTCGATCTTCTCGCCCTGCAGTTCCTGCACGACGGCCTGGACGCGGCTGCCCTTCATGCCGACGCAGGCGCCGACGGGATCGATGCTCGAGTCATGCGAGATGACGCCGATCTTGGCGCGGCTGCCCGGGTCGCGGGCGGCGGCCTTGATCTCGATGATGCCGTCGTAGATTTCGGGCACTTCCTGCGCGAACAGCTTGCGCATGAAATCGGGATGCGCGCGGGTCAGGAAGATCTGCGGGCCGCGGTTGTTGCGCTCGACCTTGCTGATCAGCGCGCGGATGCGCTCACCCGTACGGGCGGCCTCGCGCGGGATCTGCTGGTCGCGGCGAATGACGCCCTCGGCCCGGCCGAGATTGACGATCACGTGGCCGAATTCGACCGACTTGATGACGCCGGTGATGATCTCGCCCGCGCGGTCCTTGAATTCCTCGAACTGGCGCTCGCGCTCGGCATCGCGGACCTTCTGGAAGATCACCTGCTTGGCCGACTGCGCATCGATGCGGCCCAGATCGACCGGCGGCAGCGGATCGACGATGAAGTCGCCCAGCGATGCGCCGTCCTGCAGCTTCTGCGCCTGTTCGAGGTTTACCTGCTTGAAGTAGTCCTCGACCTCTTCGACCACCTCGACGACACGCCACAGGCGCAGGTCGCCCGTCTGCGGGTCGAGCTTCGCACGAATGTCGTTCTCCGCACCGTAGCGGTTGCGGGCGGATTTCTGGATCGCCTCTTCCATCGCTTCGATCACGATCGACTTGTCGATCATCTTTTCCGAAGCGACCGAGTTCGCGATCGCGAGGAGCTCCGCACGGTTTGCGGAAATGGCAGTGGCCATCAGTCGTCAGCCTTTTCTTGTTGGTCTTCTTGTACTTCCTCGGCACCCGTGGTGTCGAGCGGTCTGGTCGCGGCGATCAGCTCGTCGGTGAGGACGAGCTGCGCTGCATGGATCTGTTCGCGCGGGAGTTCGACATCGCCCGCCTTGCGGTCGGTGATGGTGACCATGTCACCCTCAATGCCTTTCAGGCTCCCACGATAATTGCGCTGACCCTCGTAACCCTTGGCCATCGAAATCTTCGCCTCGTGCCCCGCCCAGTCGGCAAAATCCTTGTCGCGGGTCAGCGGGCGGTCGATGCCGGGCGAGCTGACTTCGAGGTGGTAGGCCCCTTCGATCAGCACGTCGCCCTGTTCTTCCAGCGCGTCGATCTTCGCAGAGACAGCTCGGCTCAGCGCGGCGCATTGCTCGATCACCAGCTGCCCGGTCGCCGGGTCTTCGGCCATGATCTGGAGCGCCTGCGTGCCGTCGCCGGCTTCGGACGGCATCATCTTCACGCGCACGAGATCGAATCCCAGGGCCTGTGCCTCGGGTTCGATGATCTGTGTCAGTCGCGCGATATCCGCCATAAGTCTCCGCTTTTCCTGTCCGATTGCCATGACCATGCCGCTTGGTGCCGGTGCCTTGCGGCCCGGCCCAACATGGTGCCAGCGATGTCGGGATGACGCCTAGTTAGATGCGGTCGGCGAAAAATGCAACGCTATTTGCCCTTATTACCCGGTCACGTGTTGCGCGGCTTGAACCACGGCTCTTCGCTGCGCTCGATTGCGAGGGCGCCCGCGAAGGGCCGGCAAAGCCGGTAAGCCTCCTGCGGAGTGCCGCCCAGCCACGTGGCCCAGGCTTCGCGCGGCAGGACGACCGGCATGCGGTTGTGGACCGGCGCCACCTGATCGCTGGCCTCGGTCATGATCATGCTGAACGCTTCGCCCCACTCGTCGGTCTGCCGCCCGATTCCCGCGGTGGCGAACAGCGGCGCATCGGGCATCGCAAACCACGTGCGCGTCATCGCTCCCCTTTGACCCTCCGCCTCGGCGAAGCGGGTGACCGGGATCAGGCACCGCCGCTGCTCGAAACTGGCGCGCCAGAAGACATTCTTGAGCGTGTCGGTCCGGGTGTTGTTGACCGGCTTGGGCTTCAATGGCCGACCCCTGGCGCCGGTCCGATGGAGCGGGAAGCCCCAGACCATCGGTCTCACCCGTCCCTCTGCAACCACCGGCGCGGCATATCCAGGAAACACTTCTTCCGCGGTGTTCGCGCCGAAATCCCGTGCGATGGCATCGAAGAAATCCGCGATTTCTGTCTGCGAGCTGCGAATATTGTAAAGATTGCACATTGATCGACGGCGTCAGCGCGCGCCAGGATAGGTCCGCAAGCTGCCGAAATAACGCAAGAGCGCCGCGTGCAGCAGCGTGTCTTCCGCCGCGCCGCCAAGTTCGATCGGGTCTGCCGTGTCGTCGGTCGGCCGGTGGTAATCCTCGCCCATGAACGACTCGAAGGCCTCCTTGTCGGCCAGGGCGCTGCCGACCAGCACGGTGGGCACGCCCTCGCGCAGGAAGACCCAGCCGTCCTGCCGGCGCAGGAACTGGTCCTGGAAATCGGATGCGACAACTTCGCGCCCCCGGATGCGCGCCACTTCCGAAATGCCGTAGTCGAGCGGGGTTTCCCCTGCCCCCAGAACGACCACCGGCGTGCCGCGCGGGGCGATGGCCACCGTATCGAGATTGAAGCCCGCCACGATCGTGGGCAGCGGCACCACGGGATCGGCCGCGAAGGCTTCGGCGCCCAGCAGCCCCAGTTCCTCGGCGCTGGTCGCGAGCACGATCAGATCGCGATCGAGCGGACCTTCGGCGAGGGCCAGCCGCACCGATTCCAGCATCACCGCGATCCCGCTCGCATTGTCGACCGCGCCGTTGCACAGCCGGTCGGGCGAATCCGGCGATGCGCAGGCCTCGCCCAGATGGTCCCAATGCGCGAGGATGAGCACCGCGCCCGCATCGTCCACCGTGCCGCGCGCGCGGCCGACGATGTTCGCGGTTTCGATCCGTTCGGTCTGCTGCCGTATCGCCGCGTCAAGAATGGTGTCGTAGGAAATGACGCCGAGCCCGTCCGGGCTGCGATCCGCATTCGCACCGATCCGCGCCATCAGCCGCGTGCTGTCCTCGGGGGACAGGAGAAGATAGGCCGCCCCGCTCCGGTCGCTTTCGAGGTGCCAGCGCCCGCGCGCGAACAGGCCCTTCGTCCGCTCGAACTCGGTCGCGTCGGCGGTGGTGATGACGACCGCCTTCGCATTCGCCCCGTCGACCTGCGCGCGATGGCGCGGCAGGTCGCTCGCGGAGAGGACCAGCGCGCGGTTGGCCATCGAATTGGGGGCGAGCGCTTCCAGTTCGGGATCGATGCCGACCAGCGGAAGGTCGGCGAGATCGACCTGCGCGAACCCCTCGTGCGCCGCGACCACGCCTTCGCCGAGCGTGGTCGAACGCTCGCCGCGCGTCACCTGCACGCTCGCACCCTCGGGCGTTCGCCGGACGAGCGTGAAGTCCTGCGTCCAGTCGCCTTCGCCCACCGCCGGCTCCAGCCCGATCGCGGCGAAGCGATCGATCAGCCAGCCTTGCGTCTTCTCGCCGCCGGGGGCGCCGGGCTTGCGGCCTGCGAAACTGTCGTCCGACAATTGCGTGATATCGCGCGCGAGAGTCGCCTCGACCTCGTCGAGCGAGGGGCCGCGCGCGACGGGCGGCGGCGCAGTGACGCACCCGCCCAGCAGCAGCAGTGCCGAAAGTCCCGCCAGAGCGGATCGCGTGATCGCCCCTGCCTGCATGGTCCTATTCGGCGGTCCAGCCGCCATCGACGCTCCAGTTGGCGCCGTTCACATTGCCCATCGAATCGCGGCAGAGGAACACCGCCATCTCGCCGATATCCTCGGGCTGGACGAACTTCTTGGTCGGCTGCCTGGCGAGCAGGACCTGGTCGATCACTTCCTCCCGGCTCATCCCGCGCGCCTTCATCGTGTCGGGGATCTGGTTCTCGACCAGCGGCGTCCAGACATAGCCGGGGCTGATGCAGTTCGCGGTTACGCCGCAGTCGGCCAGTTCCAGCGCCACCGTCTTGGTCAGGCCCGCGATCCCGTGCTTCGCCGCCACGTAGGCGGCCTTGTAAGGCGAGGCGACCAGCGAGTGCGCGCTGGCGGTGTTGATGATCCGGCCCCAGCCGCGCTGCTTCATGTGCGGCACCGCCAGCCGGATCGTGTGGAACGCGGCCGAAAGATTGAGCGCGATGATCTGATCCCACTTTTCGGGCGGGAATTCGTCGACCGGGCTGACATGCTGCATCCCGGCATTGTTGACAAGGATGTCGATCCCGCCCGCATCCTTCATCATGGATTCGATCGCGGCGACATCGGTCAGGTCGCTGTCCGAATATTCCGCGCCGCCCAGTTCATCGCACAGCCCTGCGATCTCGTCCGCGTCGCCGAAGCCGTTGAGCACGATTGTCGCGCCCTCGGCATGCAGCGCGCGCGCCACCGCCAGGCCGATGCCCGAAGTGGAGCCGGTCACAAGTGCCTTCTTGCCGTCGAGGAACATCGCTAGCCTTTCGCGTATTAAGCTTGCCGTGTGGAGCCAATTGCTGCCTTCTGCGTCTGGTTCCGTGCGAATGCGCGCAACGCAAGGCTTTTCCAAGCGTGCGATGCGCGGGGGATACATCAAGGGGACAGGCACGCCATGCGGCTCAATCCATTCGACACCGACAATATCGACGTGCGTTCATCCAGCGGCGGCCGCTTTCCGGGCGGCGGCGCGGGGCAGCTCGGCTGCGGCACGATCATCATTGCGGGCATCGTCTCGCTGCTCTTCGGGACCGATCTCGGCCAGACGATCGCGGTGTTCGACTCGGTCGGCGATGCCACAGGTGGGCAGGCGCAGGGCAACGGCCAGGCGGTCAGCACCGACGAGCAGGCGATCTGCACCTCCAGCCAGTATGCGCGCGAGGCGTGCAGCGCGCTCGATTCGCTCAACACCACGTGGGAGCCGGTCTTCCAGCAGGCGGGGATCGCTTTCGCGCCGCCTTCGCTCGACCTCTTCGAAGGTTCGGTGACGACGCGCGGCTGCGGCAGCGCGACCTCGGCGGTCGGCCCGTTCTACTGCCCTGCCGATCAGGACATCTACATCGATACGAGCTTCTACGACACGCTGGAGCGTCAGCTCGGCGCAGGCGGCGATTTCGCGCGGCTCTACGTCGTGGCGCACGAATACGGGCACCATATCCAGAACCTCACCGGTCTTGCCGGGCAGGTCAGCAGCGCGCAGCAGCAGAGCCCGCAAAACGCCAACCGGCTGCAGGTCCGGATGGAACTGCAGGCCGATTGCTACGCCGGCGTGTGGGCGGGCAAGAACCGCAACCTGATCGAACAGGGCG
The sequence above is a segment of the Alteriqipengyuania lutimaris genome. Coding sequences within it:
- the rimP gene encoding ribosome maturation protein RimP gives rise to the protein MADIARLTQIIEPEAQALGFDLVRVKMMPSEAGDGTQALQIMAEDPATGQLVIEQCAALSRAVSAKIDALEEQGDVLIEGAYHLEVSSPGIDRPLTRDKDFADWAGHEAKISMAKGYEGQRNYRGSLKGIEGDMVTITDRKAGDVELPREQIHAAQLVLTDELIAATRPLDTTGAEEVQEDQQEKADD
- a CDS encoding 3-hydroxybutyrate dehydrogenase, translating into MFLDGKKALVTGSTSGIGLAVARALHAEGATIVLNGFGDADEIAGLCDELGGAEYSDSDLTDVAAIESMMKDAGGIDILVNNAGMQHVSPVDEFPPEKWDQIIALNLSAAFHTIRLAVPHMKQRGWGRIINTASAHSLVASPYKAAYVAAKHGIAGLTKTVALELADCGVTANCISPGYVWTPLVENQIPDTMKARGMSREEVIDQVLLARQPTKKFVQPEDIGEMAVFLCRDSMGNVNGANWSVDGGWTAE
- the nusA gene encoding transcription termination factor NusA, coding for MATAISANRAELLAIANSVASEKMIDKSIVIEAMEEAIQKSARNRYGAENDIRAKLDPQTGDLRLWRVVEVVEEVEDYFKQVNLEQAQKLQDGASLGDFIVDPLPPVDLGRIDAQSAKQVIFQKVRDAERERQFEEFKDRAGEIITGVIKSVEFGHVIVNLGRAEGVIRRDQQIPREAARTGERIRALISKVERNNRGPQIFLTRAHPDFMRKLFAQEVPEIYDGIIEIKAAARDPGSRAKIGVISHDSSIDPVGACVGMKGSRVQAVVQELQGEKIDIIPWSEDQATFIVNALQPATVSRVVLDEDESRIEVVVPEDQLSLAIGRRGQNVRLASQLTGNQIDIMTEEEASEKQSKEFAARSKMFEEELDVDETLSQLLVAEGFAELEEVAYVQLDELAMIEGFDEELAEELQSRANEALERQEAAHREARRELGVEDDLAELPVLTEAMLVTLGKAGIKTLDDLADLATDELIAKKREAPRRRNNNADGPPMRRPQREQDKGGVLGEYGLTEEQGNEIIMAARAHWFEDEEDTSAPEKAEESAPAQADAPTEQEAADADSEQ
- a CDS encoding M28 family peptidase, which codes for MAAGPPNRTMQAGAITRSALAGLSALLLLGGCVTAPPPVARGPSLDEVEATLARDITQLSDDSFAGRKPGAPGGEKTQGWLIDRFAAIGLEPAVGEGDWTQDFTLVRRTPEGASVQVTRGERSTTLGEGVVAAHEGFAQVDLADLPLVGIDPELEALAPNSMANRALVLSASDLPRHRAQVDGANAKAVVITTADATEFERTKGLFARGRWHLESDRSGAAYLLLSPEDSTRLMARIGANADRSPDGLGVISYDTILDAAIRQQTERIETANIVGRARGTVDDAGAVLILAHWDHLGEACASPDSPDRLCNGAVDNASGIAVMLESVRLALAEGPLDRDLIVLATSAEELGLLGAEAFAADPVVPLPTIVAGFNLDTVAIAPRGTPVVVLGAGETPLDYGISEVARIRGREVVASDFQDQFLRRQDGWVFLREGVPTVLVGSALADKEAFESFMGEDYHRPTDDTADPIELGGAAEDTLLHAALLRYFGSLRTYPGAR
- the ypfJ gene encoding KPN_02809 family neutral zinc metallopeptidase, giving the protein MRLNPFDTDNIDVRSSSGGRFPGGGAGQLGCGTIIIAGIVSLLFGTDLGQTIAVFDSVGDATGGQAQGNGQAVSTDEQAICTSSQYAREACSALDSLNTTWEPVFQQAGIAFAPPSLDLFEGSVTTRGCGSATSAVGPFYCPADQDIYIDTSFYDTLERQLGAGGDFARLYVVAHEYGHHIQNLTGLAGQVSSAQQQSPQNANRLQVRMELQADCYAGVWAGKNRNLIEQGDFEEGMRAAAAIGDDAISERMGGRASPENFTHGTSEQRMEALRLGMRSGDDTVCDRYFAPESF
- a CDS encoding SOS response-associated peptidase, which encodes MCNLYNIRSSQTEIADFFDAIARDFGANTAEEVFPGYAAPVVAEGRVRPMVWGFPLHRTGARGRPLKPKPVNNTRTDTLKNVFWRASFEQRRCLIPVTRFAEAEGQRGAMTRTWFAMPDAPLFATAGIGRQTDEWGEAFSMIMTEASDQVAPVHNRMPVVLPREAWATWLGGTPQEAYRLCRPFAGALAIERSEEPWFKPRNT